The following proteins come from a genomic window of Pseudomonadota bacterium:
- a CDS encoding response regulator transcription factor, protein DAGADDYLVKPFHLAELLARIRARLRRVAGAGEEPVAVGGLQLTEDPRGAHYLGQPVSLTASEYDLLECLLRQAGRVVPRDRLEAVLARSARTPGSNTLDVYIHRLRRKLDAGVIRTVHGIGYVLEVPSPASASDGAL, encoded by the coding sequence GACGCCGGTGCGGACGACTACCTCGTCAAGCCCTTCCACCTGGCAGAACTGCTCGCTCGCATCCGGGCACGCCTGCGCCGCGTTGCGGGCGCGGGCGAGGAGCCGGTGGCCGTGGGCGGCCTGCAGCTCACCGAAGACCCCCGCGGCGCGCACTACCTGGGTCAGCCCGTCAGCCTCACGGCCAGCGAGTACGACCTGCTCGAGTGTCTCCTGCGCCAGGCCGGGCGCGTGGTGCCTCGCGATCGTCTGGAAGCCGTGCTGGCGCGATCGGCGCGCACGCCGGGGAGCAACACGCTGGACGTCTACATCCATCGCTTGCGGCGCAAGCTCGACGCGGGGGTGATCCGTACCGTGCACGGGATCGGCTACGTGCTCGAAGTGCCGAGCCCGGCATCGGCGAGCGACGGCGCCCTGTGA
- a CDS encoding ATP-binding protein yields the protein MSSIRRRLLTLLLPALLLVAAAAAGTGYAVASNRIAAFLDTQLAESARVLLLWVLAEPRTGTEANAENIDRELAELFESVGSVGTSQDTLEAWSGSLAYRFSRPGIIASTASREGALDQPTACTRPGLAMVEAIDGRRWQVYTTRGGEPVATVCVGQPLEARRAVVLDTLLPSMAWWLLVVPLTGAVVWWGLRRGLAPLGDLAAELRARAPGDLAPLPEAPEALEVRPLLGAMNDLLARQRRLIEQERRFSAEAAHELRTPLATVRLRAEQALTAGERSAVSEPLAAIVAETERAERVLTQLLSLARVDAADAGGRLPTQAVALMPLLREVLAEQASLGLAREVQLQLQGGDRAGENEPGEVRVDPVLLQVLLRNLVDNALRYTPAGGTVEVDVTREAAGVRLQVRDDGPGIDADLQRRLGQPFTRGERHDQTGTGLGLTIARRIAQLHKATLDFDDGRDGRGLTVSLVLPSAGMGTEKV from the coding sequence GTGAGCTCGATTCGCCGTCGCCTGCTCACGCTGCTGCTGCCCGCCTTGTTGCTGGTGGCGGCGGCCGCCGCGGGGACCGGCTACGCCGTGGCCAGCAACCGCATCGCCGCGTTCCTGGATACGCAGCTGGCGGAGAGCGCGCGGGTGCTCCTGCTGTGGGTACTCGCGGAGCCCCGCACGGGCACGGAGGCAAACGCCGAGAACATCGACCGCGAGTTGGCCGAGCTGTTCGAGTCGGTGGGCTCGGTCGGCACCTCCCAGGACACCCTGGAGGCGTGGTCGGGCAGCCTGGCCTATCGATTTTCCCGCCCGGGCATCATCGCTTCCACCGCATCGCGCGAGGGGGCGCTCGATCAGCCGACAGCGTGCACGCGACCGGGACTCGCCATGGTGGAGGCCATCGATGGTCGGCGCTGGCAGGTGTACACCACGCGGGGAGGGGAGCCGGTCGCCACCGTCTGTGTGGGGCAACCCTTGGAGGCGAGGCGGGCGGTCGTGCTCGACACGCTGCTGCCCTCGATGGCGTGGTGGCTGTTGGTAGTACCTCTCACCGGCGCCGTGGTGTGGTGGGGACTGCGTCGTGGCCTCGCGCCCCTGGGGGATCTGGCCGCGGAGCTGCGCGCGCGGGCGCCCGGCGATCTGGCGCCCTTACCGGAGGCTCCGGAGGCGCTCGAGGTGCGCCCGCTGCTCGGGGCGATGAACGACCTGCTGGCGCGGCAACGACGCCTGATCGAACAGGAGCGTCGCTTCAGCGCGGAAGCCGCTCACGAGCTACGCACCCCCTTGGCAACTGTGCGCCTACGCGCCGAGCAAGCGTTGACGGCGGGGGAACGCTCGGCGGTGAGCGAGCCCCTCGCCGCCATCGTGGCCGAGACGGAGCGCGCGGAACGGGTGCTGACGCAGCTGCTGAGCCTGGCGCGAGTCGACGCCGCCGACGCGGGGGGTCGCCTCCCGACCCAGGCGGTGGCCCTGATGCCCCTCCTGCGCGAGGTGTTGGCGGAGCAGGCGTCCCTGGGGCTCGCGCGCGAGGTGCAGCTGCAACTGCAGGGCGGCGACCGAGCGGGGGAGAACGAACCTGGCGAGGTGCGGGTGGACCCGGTGCTGCTGCAGGTCTTGCTCCGCAACCTCGTGGACAATGCCCTGCGCTACACGCCGGCCGGCGGCACCGTGGAGGTGGACGTGACCCGCGAGGCGGCGGGCGTGCGGCTCCAGGTGCGCGACGACGGCCCGGGCATCGACGCAGATCTGCAGCGACGGCTCGGCCAGCCCTTCACCCGCGGCGAGCGCCACGATCAGACAGGCACGGGGCTCGGTCTCACGATCGCCCGGCGCATCGCTCAATTGCATAAGGCGACGCTTGATTTCGACGACGGGCGAGACGGCCGTGGCCTCACCGTCTCCCTGGTGCTGCCAAGCGCCGGGATGGGCACGGAAAAAGTGTGA